Proteins from one Gimesia maris genomic window:
- a CDS encoding PEGA domain-containing protein, which produces MSDSCLSDTPVFWRDTAANTKRQCLLALLVLLAFTQSGCVHRRMTIRSIPAGALVKVDGDEIGYTPVSVDFTYYATREITLTKDGYETQTVMQKVKTPWYQVFPLDAVSDNLLPFEVTNRHDFTYQLQPKVVVPTEELLNRGNMLRNETQIGQ; this is translated from the coding sequence ATGTCCGATTCCTGTCTGTCCGATACCCCTGTTTTTTGGCGTGATACAGCTGCGAATACAAAGCGGCAGTGTCTGCTTGCGCTATTGGTTCTGCTGGCGTTTACGCAATCAGGCTGTGTACATCGGAGAATGACGATCCGTTCGATCCCCGCCGGGGCGCTGGTCAAAGTGGATGGAGATGAAATCGGCTATACGCCGGTCTCTGTCGATTTCACTTATTATGCGACACGGGAAATCACGTTGACCAAAGATGGCTACGAAACGCAGACGGTAATGCAGAAGGTCAAAACCCCCTGGTATCAGGTTTTTCCTCTGGATGCAGTATCAGACAACCTGCTGCCTTTCGAGGTGACCAATCGTCATGATTTCACCTACCAGTTGCAGCCCAAGGTGGTTGTGCCGACGGAAGAGCTGTTAAACCGTGGGAATATGCTGCGCAATGAGACACAGATCGGGCAGTAA
- a CDS encoding alpha/beta hydrolase family protein, with protein MLPKPFDEQKPHPALIALHGHGSDRWQFVKEMRGECKAARDFAAEHQMLYVSPDYRARTSWMGPKAEADLVQIIADLKKQYQISQVYLCGGSMGGSSSLTFAALHPELIDGVTAMNPTANHLEYDKFQPAIQASFGGTKQEIPTEYKKRSAEYWPEKFTMPVSISVGGQDQLVPPDSARRLARILKQLNRRILLIDRPQQGHSTSYEDSNSLLKFMLKKSAQQ; from the coding sequence ATGTTGCCGAAACCCTTTGATGAACAGAAGCCTCATCCTGCCTTGATTGCTTTACACGGTCACGGATCGGATCGCTGGCAGTTTGTGAAAGAGATGAGAGGCGAATGTAAGGCAGCCCGCGACTTTGCAGCAGAGCATCAGATGTTGTATGTCTCACCCGACTATCGCGCCCGTACTTCCTGGATGGGGCCCAAAGCAGAAGCAGACCTCGTCCAGATTATTGCGGATCTTAAAAAACAATATCAGATCAGTCAGGTCTATCTGTGTGGCGGTTCCATGGGCGGTTCATCCAGCCTGACCTTTGCAGCTCTGCATCCCGAACTCATTGATGGGGTCACCGCGATGAATCCTACTGCCAATCATCTGGAGTATGACAAATTCCAACCCGCCATCCAGGCATCATTCGGAGGCACCAAACAGGAAATTCCCACCGAATATAAAAAACGAAGTGCCGAATACTGGCCGGAAAAGTTCACCATGCCCGTCAGTATTTCCGTTGGCGGTCAGGATCAGCTGGTGCCTCCGGACAGTGCGCGTCGCCTGGCTCGGATACTGAAACAGTTAAACAGACGAATCCTGTTGATTGATCGTCCCCAACAGGGACATTCAACATCCTATGAGGACAGTAATTCACTTCTGAAATTCATGCTGAAAAAATCAGCGCAGCAGTAA
- a CDS encoding sodium:solute symporter family protein codes for MSWLDWMIVFLLNGSVIAFGFYLARSTHSSSDWFLGGRSLPWWGLGLSIFATSVDNADAVSLTGYAYNHGMHIITAFTLASVCGAVLASFVVVPVLYKGGFYTNAEYLETRFGKSIRTISALIQIQYRTSMLGLMIWSIYLMLQGILDFTPLQCWSLIILLVIFTAAYTTWGGLTSVVWTDALQSLIMIAGGITIFFAVWSASGGWAATVQKLSESTDANGQPLINWLHIGQFQDSQSTSPYLIVMGWSIIGLGYYTVNHTQTMRLMGARSLWDMKMATLFGCLLIMPIMIGTTLMGVMGRVLVPEFTAHSAPDQLFPYYANQFLAPGFKGLVVAGILSAAISTFDSIGSALSALFTRDIYACWICNNQTEKHYLKVTRWATVGILLIGFLYIPFIVRYDNMIQAFRTLIPIFVTPLFTIYLLGVLSRVPRQSGLVGLIAGSSFGILGFIDRELVDHQLFSPLLTEKWYAFPASMLVTALAMFLAAIKWGWLEKESALVLKQDDVIKEQTWLTESREELLDIQISPFKKSTPQYLNPNWYALVLIAISFWIIFGLFW; via the coding sequence ATGAGTTGGCTGGACTGGATGATCGTGTTCTTGCTTAATGGGTCGGTAATCGCCTTCGGGTTTTACCTGGCTCGCAGCACCCACTCCAGCAGTGACTGGTTCCTGGGAGGTCGTTCGCTTCCCTGGTGGGGACTCGGACTTTCTATATTCGCTACCAGTGTCGATAATGCTGACGCCGTCTCATTAACCGGTTACGCTTATAATCATGGCATGCACATCATTACGGCCTTTACACTCGCCAGTGTCTGCGGTGCTGTCCTGGCTTCGTTTGTAGTGGTCCCGGTACTCTACAAAGGTGGCTTTTACACGAACGCGGAATACCTGGAAACACGCTTCGGAAAATCGATTCGCACCATCAGCGCCCTGATTCAGATTCAGTATCGCACCAGCATGCTCGGCCTGATGATCTGGTCAATCTATCTCATGCTGCAGGGAATTCTAGATTTCACTCCCTTGCAATGCTGGTCCCTGATCATACTTCTCGTCATTTTCACCGCCGCCTACACGACCTGGGGAGGTTTGACATCCGTGGTCTGGACAGATGCCTTGCAGAGCCTGATCATGATCGCTGGCGGCATCACGATTTTCTTTGCTGTCTGGTCAGCCAGTGGAGGCTGGGCAGCCACCGTTCAAAAGCTCTCAGAGTCAACTGATGCCAACGGGCAACCACTGATCAACTGGCTGCACATCGGACAGTTTCAGGACAGCCAGTCTACTTCCCCCTATCTGATCGTCATGGGCTGGTCGATCATTGGCCTGGGTTATTACACTGTAAACCATACGCAGACCATGCGACTGATGGGGGCCCGCTCTTTGTGGGATATGAAAATGGCAACTCTGTTCGGCTGTCTGCTGATAATGCCCATCATGATCGGCACGACGTTAATGGGTGTCATGGGGCGTGTCCTGGTCCCCGAATTTACAGCGCACTCCGCTCCAGACCAGTTATTCCCGTATTATGCCAACCAGTTTCTGGCCCCCGGATTCAAAGGACTGGTGGTCGCCGGCATCCTCTCTGCTGCCATCAGTACCTTCGATTCGATCGGCTCTGCGTTATCCGCATTATTTACACGCGATATCTATGCATGCTGGATCTGTAACAATCAAACGGAAAAACACTACCTTAAAGTCACTCGCTGGGCGACTGTTGGCATCCTGCTAATCGGTTTCCTGTATATCCCCTTCATTGTTCGCTATGACAATATGATCCAGGCATTTCGCACACTGATTCCGATTTTTGTCACGCCGCTGTTTACCATCTATCTACTGGGAGTTCTTTCTCGCGTTCCTCGCCAGAGCGGTCTGGTGGGGCTGATCGCCGGCTCATCGTTTGGAATACTCGGCTTCATCGACCGCGAACTGGTCGACCATCAACTATTCAGCCCGTTACTGACCGAAAAATGGTATGCCTTCCCGGCTTCGATGCTGGTCACTGCCCTTGCCATGTTTTTAGCAGCGATTAAATGGGGCTGGCTGGAAAAAGAGAGTGCACTGGTATTGAAACAGGATGACGTAATCAAAGAACAGACCTGGCTCACAGAAAGCCGGGAGGAACTGCTGGATATCCAAATCAGTCCCTTCAAAAAATCAACGCCGCAATACTTGAATCCGAACTGGTACGCCCTGGTCTTAATCGCCATTTCATTCTGGATCATTTTTGGACTCTTCTGGTAA
- a CDS encoding succinylglutamate desuccinylase/aspartoacylase family protein, with translation MTQTPISTRIDFDKTGIQWGTLNIPFSYNLSGWAQLQIPISTMASGEGPTVLLMAGNHGDEYPGQIAIMKLMKELNLDDISGRIIFIPAINIPAAKSATRLSPLDGKNLNRCFPGNAEGTVTEIMAHYLTHEIFPRVDVVIDLHTGGRGVYFYPCAHMHLVENREQLRRMAAATEAYNTDFSFLYADIAGKGLLPVEAENMGKTVVTTEMGGGEVTNAAVHRLCQSGLKNVLIHLKVLAGEETSRSDLGLPPTRWIQALDAEDYLFAPESGIFESFVDVGADVSVDQPLGALHFLERPDREPTIIHAPSKGIAIAHRGPTLTSQGDILFCLAHDVETDVLKTFA, from the coding sequence ATGACTCAAACTCCGATCAGTACCAGGATTGATTTCGATAAAACCGGCATCCAATGGGGGACACTCAACATCCCCTTCTCCTACAATTTAAGTGGCTGGGCACAGCTACAGATTCCCATCTCAACAATGGCAAGCGGCGAAGGTCCGACTGTACTGCTGATGGCGGGAAATCACGGGGATGAATATCCCGGGCAGATCGCCATCATGAAACTGATGAAAGAATTGAACCTGGACGATATTTCAGGACGCATTATCTTTATCCCCGCAATCAACATCCCTGCAGCCAAATCTGCGACTCGACTCTCTCCCCTGGATGGAAAAAATCTGAATCGCTGCTTCCCCGGAAATGCGGAAGGCACTGTCACAGAGATCATGGCTCATTACCTGACCCATGAAATCTTTCCGCGTGTTGATGTCGTCATCGATCTGCACACAGGAGGACGAGGCGTCTATTTCTATCCGTGCGCTCATATGCATCTGGTCGAAAATCGTGAACAACTCCGCCGTATGGCGGCTGCAACGGAAGCCTATAATACCGATTTTTCCTTCCTCTATGCCGACATCGCCGGCAAGGGATTGTTGCCTGTCGAAGCGGAAAACATGGGCAAGACCGTCGTCACAACAGAAATGGGAGGTGGAGAGGTCACCAACGCCGCCGTACATCGACTCTGTCAGTCTGGACTGAAGAATGTGCTCATTCATCTGAAAGTTCTCGCTGGTGAAGAGACATCGCGTTCCGATCTGGGGTTGCCACCGACTCGCTGGATTCAGGCTCTGGACGCGGAAGATTATCTGTTCGCCCCGGAATCAGGTATCTTCGAAAGCTTCGTCGATGTCGGCGCGGATGTCTCCGTAGACCAGCCCTTAGGGGCACTCCATTTTCTGGAACGCCCTGATCGAGAACCGACCATCATCCACGCCCCTTCAAAGGGAATCGCCATAGCCCATCGTGGCCCCACCCTGACCAGTCAAGGCGATATCCTGTTCTGTCTCGCCCATGATGTGGAAACAGATGTTCTGAAAACATTTGCGTAA
- a CDS encoding mandelate racemase/muconate lactonizing enzyme family protein, translated as MKIEQITCQILRSGSVTNKTASCQDSVLVRIKTDTGLEGIGEADSSPEVVKAIIDAPYSHNVACGLRELLIGENPLETERLWQKMYRHTMYFGRTGVTITAMAAIDMALWDLKGKHFKEPIHRLLGGQYHTEFQAYASILFGKDGQETCDIGQRWIENGYTAVKFGWEPMGQSEQLDIELVAGAREGMGDGILLIDAGCVWDARTALQRAHAFSDYNIGWLEEPLFPHDIAGYAWLKDRSPVPIAAGEEECGRESFRPYFEQRALDVYQIDLARNGFTEASYLKQRVAEIGARPCNHCYTSPITVAASLHWLATCKDAFIFEDCVEDEPLRHELTLEKVQAENGVIQVPNRPGLGITLNEDFVAAHIVAESN; from the coding sequence ATGAAAATTGAACAAATCACCTGTCAGATTTTACGTTCCGGTTCTGTCACCAACAAAACAGCCAGCTGTCAGGATTCGGTACTGGTTCGTATCAAAACAGATACAGGCCTGGAAGGCATCGGAGAAGCCGACTCTTCTCCAGAAGTCGTCAAAGCAATCATTGACGCTCCCTACAGTCACAATGTCGCCTGTGGATTGCGCGAACTGCTGATCGGTGAAAACCCACTCGAAACAGAACGTCTCTGGCAGAAAATGTATCGCCATACCATGTACTTCGGCAGAACCGGCGTCACGATCACCGCGATGGCAGCCATTGATATGGCACTCTGGGATTTAAAGGGCAAACATTTTAAAGAACCCATTCATCGCTTGCTGGGAGGACAATATCACACCGAATTCCAGGCGTATGCTTCGATCCTGTTTGGTAAGGATGGTCAGGAAACCTGTGACATCGGCCAGCGCTGGATTGAAAACGGTTACACTGCGGTCAAATTCGGCTGGGAACCAATGGGGCAGTCGGAACAGCTTGATATTGAACTGGTCGCGGGAGCACGCGAAGGGATGGGCGATGGGATTTTATTGATCGACGCCGGCTGTGTCTGGGACGCCCGTACCGCGTTACAGCGGGCACACGCTTTTTCCGATTACAATATCGGCTGGCTTGAAGAACCGCTGTTTCCTCATGACATCGCCGGTTATGCGTGGCTGAAAGATCGTTCTCCCGTCCCCATCGCTGCCGGCGAAGAAGAGTGTGGTCGTGAATCGTTTCGCCCCTACTTCGAACAAAGAGCTCTGGATGTCTATCAGATCGATCTGGCCCGCAATGGTTTTACTGAGGCCAGTTACCTGAAACAAAGAGTCGCGGAAATTGGTGCCCGTCCCTGCAACCACTGTTATACCAGTCCGATTACTGTCGCCGCCAGCCTGCACTGGCTGGCCACCTGCAAAGATGCCTTCATCTTCGAAGATTGCGTCGAAGATGAACCACTCCGCCATGAGTTGACTCTCGAAAAAGTACAGGCAGAAAATGGAGTCATTCAGGTTCCCAACCGTCCCGGACTTGGCATCACTCTGAATGAAGATTTTGTCGCAGCACATATCGTCGCTGAATCTAACTAA
- a CDS encoding DUF1501 domain-containing protein has protein sequence MSFNQPTQFAPQFSRREMLTRSGMGIGMLALAELTARENAQASTREKPATRHHPASAKQVVHLFMNGGPSHVDTFDPKPLLKKYHGKPLPNPNLPTERKTAGALGSPFQFKKYGESGIEVSELFDKTAAHVDDMCIIRSMHSDIPNHEPSLLLMNCGDNALPRPSFGSWVNYGLGSLNENLPGFVVLCPNGFPVVGPKNWRSAFLPGAFQGTHLDTKETSVSRLIENINNPQTPKRQRRQLDLLQKINQRHLEQRGHDSLLEARIQSFELAYRMQFEASDVLDLSKEPKHIQEMYGDGLQGRQLLMTRRLLEKGVRFIQVWHSGGQEWDNHSGIEKSLRRLCGQWDQPIAAFLTDLKQRGMLDSTLLLWGGEFGRTPVAELPSMSGRDHNHYGFSMWMAGGGVKGGHVHGATDETGFAASENKVHVHDLHATMLHLLGIDHERLTYRYAGRDFRLTDVHGRVVKEMIS, from the coding sequence ATGTCATTCAATCAGCCCACACAATTTGCACCGCAGTTTTCACGGCGCGAAATGCTGACTCGTTCCGGTATGGGAATAGGTATGCTGGCACTCGCGGAACTCACTGCGCGGGAAAATGCCCAGGCTTCTACCAGAGAAAAACCAGCTACACGACATCATCCGGCTTCCGCTAAACAGGTCGTGCATTTATTCATGAATGGGGGGCCTTCGCATGTCGATACCTTCGATCCCAAACCGCTACTCAAAAAATATCACGGTAAGCCCCTTCCCAATCCAAATCTGCCAACAGAGCGTAAAACAGCCGGTGCACTGGGCTCTCCTTTCCAGTTTAAAAAGTATGGCGAGTCTGGCATCGAAGTCAGTGAACTGTTTGACAAAACGGCAGCCCACGTAGATGATATGTGCATCATTCGCTCTATGCATTCAGATATCCCCAATCATGAGCCCTCGCTGCTGCTCATGAACTGCGGTGATAACGCACTGCCCCGTCCCAGCTTCGGTTCCTGGGTGAATTACGGGCTCGGTTCACTCAATGAAAACCTGCCCGGCTTTGTCGTCCTTTGTCCGAACGGCTTTCCCGTCGTCGGTCCCAAAAACTGGCGTTCCGCCTTTCTCCCCGGCGCTTTCCAGGGAACACATCTCGACACCAAAGAAACTTCTGTCTCCCGTCTGATTGAAAATATCAATAACCCTCAAACACCAAAACGACAACGGCGCCAGTTAGACCTGCTGCAGAAGATCAATCAGCGACATCTGGAACAGCGCGGCCATGATTCACTGCTCGAAGCGCGAATCCAGTCATTTGAACTGGCCTATCGTATGCAGTTTGAAGCATCGGACGTGCTTGACCTCTCTAAAGAACCCAAACATATACAGGAAATGTATGGGGACGGTCTACAGGGACGACAACTGCTCATGACCCGGCGGCTGCTGGAAAAAGGGGTGCGTTTCATTCAGGTCTGGCATAGTGGCGGACAGGAATGGGATAACCATAGCGGCATTGAAAAGAGCTTGCGACGCCTGTGTGGTCAATGGGATCAGCCCATTGCCGCCTTCCTGACTGATTTAAAACAACGCGGCATGCTCGATTCCACACTCCTGCTCTGGGGAGGCGAATTTGGCAGGACACCGGTCGCTGAACTCCCCTCGATGAGCGGACGCGATCACAACCACTACGGCTTCAGCATGTGGATGGCCGGCGGTGGTGTCAAAGGGGGACACGTCCACGGCGCCACCGATGAAACCGGCTTTGCAGCATCAGAAAATAAAGTTCACGTACACGACCTGCATGCCACCATGCTGCACCTGCTTGGTATCGATCACGAACGACTCACCTATCGCTACGCCGGCCGAGACTTTCGATTAACCGATGTTCACGGACGCGTCGTCAAAGAGATGATCTCTTAA
- a CDS encoding PSD1 and planctomycete cytochrome C domain-containing protein: protein MKLLLHSLIWFLTLTWISPFEFASAESPLLNLSEKERYFEQHVRPLLIRHCQDCHGVKKQFAELRLDSRDALLKGGESGPAVKVNHPENSLLMSAVRRESLEMPPEKSLKAEEIEILSTWIRQGAIWPQSANQKQPTTIDYTKHWSFQPIQDPVIPRVKNNNWPQNDIDYFILSRLEQAGLQPAPTANSAVLLKRIFWDLTGLRPTREQVQSFTADNQQSRVDTAVTAQLASPHYGERWGRHWLDLARYADTKGYVFFEKPAFHFAYTYRDYVINSFNQDKPFDQFILEQLAADYLKEELPHESQAALGFITLGPRFKNDIHDIISDRIDVVTRGFLGLTVGCARCHDHKYDPVSIEDYYSLYGVFRNSLEPLDLPFRNQDQLSPELQEKAVQIQRAARELNDLYQGQHKKVLEDTSKRLSEYLIVAQSRRQGPDTVKFDVIVDGNDLNPETLLLWQEFLDIAEKSEDPVFSIWQKLESVPEQMFASRAIEELKLTMMNSHPDSVEYLIASFLLKNNPQQFDDIIRGYANLFHEIDDEWTNRIVVARKPGQKHHQQTFPIVKREYLKTFYSPHSPLVIPLHGYTVLKLFPDRKLQQKVKKLNAALDQARAKVPVELAQMMTLRDADHLIEPRVFKRGNTGSPGQPVPRKFLSFFDQISDKPFQQGSGRLELANAITSPRNPLTARVIVNRVWQHHFGQGIVDTPSDFGIQGSHPSHPQLLDHLASWFMQNGWSIKKLHRYIMQSATYQQSSVSHETGEKLDPANKLLWRMNRRRLDFESMRDTLLQVSNQLDKTVGGKSISGITSASNHRRTLYTFIDRQQVPGLLRTFDFPSPDVSTGARNSTSVPGQSLFLMNHPLVLKSARILGHESRQAETPTAGIQKLYQTILQRDPTQTELDEILEFLKTDQIKPEPETIRPEWEYGYASYDLKTKTVSDFQPLPHWDGKQYQGGDRLPDPKIGWVFLDQTGGHPGNDLDHVAVIRWRAPEDITVSLTGTLKHELPQGNGIRGRVLVNNQLAIGPWTLHQSTAKTDIKTIKLKKNQTIDFVVDIAGHLGFDSFVWSPEIKIQAPEFTAVSRNDRQPPLPQLWNYSQDFRKPAPVPVTPWQSLAQILLLSNEFQFID, encoded by the coding sequence ATGAAACTTTTACTGCACAGTCTGATCTGGTTCCTGACCCTGACCTGGATCTCACCTTTCGAATTCGCGTCAGCAGAAAGCCCTCTGCTGAATCTCAGCGAAAAAGAACGGTATTTCGAACAGCATGTACGTCCCTTGTTAATCAGACATTGTCAGGACTGTCATGGCGTGAAAAAACAGTTTGCCGAGCTGAGACTCGATTCCCGCGACGCACTGCTTAAGGGAGGGGAAAGTGGACCGGCGGTGAAAGTGAATCATCCGGAAAACAGTCTCCTGATGAGTGCCGTCCGACGCGAATCACTGGAAATGCCGCCTGAAAAATCTCTGAAAGCAGAAGAAATAGAAATCCTGTCAACCTGGATCAGACAGGGAGCCATCTGGCCTCAATCAGCAAATCAAAAACAGCCAACCACAATTGACTACACAAAACACTGGTCATTTCAGCCGATTCAAGACCCCGTCATTCCCCGTGTCAAAAATAATAACTGGCCACAAAATGACATTGATTATTTTATTCTCTCTCGACTGGAACAGGCAGGGCTGCAGCCAGCCCCGACCGCGAATTCTGCCGTACTCCTGAAACGTATTTTCTGGGACTTGACGGGTTTACGGCCTACCCGGGAGCAGGTTCAGAGTTTCACAGCCGATAACCAGCAATCAAGGGTAGATACTGCAGTCACAGCACAACTCGCTTCTCCGCATTATGGCGAGCGCTGGGGCAGACACTGGCTCGACCTGGCACGTTATGCGGATACCAAAGGGTATGTCTTTTTCGAAAAACCTGCCTTCCACTTTGCCTACACATACCGCGACTATGTTATCAACAGCTTCAATCAGGACAAGCCCTTCGATCAGTTCATACTTGAACAACTCGCCGCCGATTACCTGAAAGAAGAACTGCCTCATGAATCACAGGCAGCCCTTGGTTTCATTACTCTCGGCCCACGCTTCAAAAATGATATTCACGACATCATTTCTGACCGCATCGATGTGGTCACGCGCGGATTTCTAGGGCTCACCGTCGGCTGTGCCCGTTGTCACGATCATAAATACGACCCTGTGTCCATCGAAGATTATTACTCGCTGTATGGGGTCTTTCGAAATTCACTTGAACCACTCGATCTTCCATTTCGCAACCAGGACCAGCTCTCGCCTGAACTTCAGGAAAAAGCTGTTCAGATACAACGGGCAGCCAGAGAGCTGAACGACCTGTATCAAGGTCAACACAAAAAAGTATTAGAGGATACTTCGAAACGCCTGTCAGAATACCTGATCGTCGCACAGTCACGCAGACAGGGTCCGGATACTGTGAAATTCGATGTCATTGTAGATGGCAATGATCTCAACCCTGAAACCTTACTGCTCTGGCAGGAATTTCTGGACATCGCGGAAAAATCCGAGGACCCGGTATTTTCGATCTGGCAGAAGCTGGAAAGCGTCCCTGAGCAAATGTTTGCTTCCCGGGCGATTGAGGAACTCAAGCTGACAATGATGAATTCTCATCCTGATTCTGTGGAATACCTGATCGCTTCTTTTTTATTGAAAAATAATCCACAGCAATTTGATGACATCATTCGCGGCTATGCAAATCTCTTTCATGAGATTGATGACGAATGGACCAATCGAATTGTTGTAGCCAGAAAACCAGGACAGAAACATCATCAGCAAACATTCCCGATCGTCAAGCGAGAATACCTGAAAACGTTTTACAGCCCTCATTCACCACTGGTCATTCCCTTGCACGGTTATACGGTTTTAAAACTCTTTCCAGATAGAAAGCTTCAGCAGAAAGTAAAAAAACTGAATGCTGCACTCGATCAGGCACGCGCGAAGGTTCCGGTCGAACTCGCACAAATGATGACGCTCCGTGATGCCGATCATCTCATTGAACCACGCGTCTTCAAACGGGGGAACACCGGATCACCGGGGCAACCCGTCCCCAGAAAGTTCCTCAGTTTTTTCGATCAGATATCGGATAAACCATTTCAGCAGGGAAGTGGCAGACTGGAACTGGCGAATGCGATTACTTCTCCCCGAAATCCACTTACTGCGCGAGTCATCGTGAATCGTGTCTGGCAACATCATTTTGGACAGGGAATTGTCGACACCCCCAGCGACTTCGGAATTCAGGGGTCACATCCTTCTCATCCGCAGCTGCTGGATCACCTCGCCAGCTGGTTCATGCAAAATGGCTGGTCGATCAAAAAACTTCATCGCTATATCATGCAATCTGCAACTTACCAGCAGTCAAGCGTCTCACACGAAACGGGAGAGAAACTTGATCCCGCCAACAAACTGTTATGGAGAATGAATCGCCGCCGCCTGGACTTCGAATCGATGCGTGATACGCTGCTCCAGGTGAGCAATCAACTGGATAAAACAGTCGGCGGTAAATCGATCTCGGGGATCACCTCTGCTTCCAACCATAGACGTACCCTCTACACTTTCATTGACCGCCAGCAGGTTCCCGGTCTGCTCCGGACATTCGACTTCCCTTCTCCCGATGTCAGTACCGGCGCCCGCAATTCGACTTCGGTTCCCGGTCAGTCGCTGTTTCTGATGAACCACCCCCTTGTCCTGAAATCCGCACGCATCCTGGGGCATGAATCGAGACAGGCAGAAACCCCCACAGCGGGAATTCAAAAACTCTACCAAACGATACTCCAGCGTGATCCCACACAAACAGAACTCGACGAGATACTGGAATTCCTCAAAACAGATCAGATCAAACCCGAACCTGAAACGATCCGACCAGAATGGGAATACGGTTACGCCTCCTATGACCTCAAAACAAAAACTGTGAGTGATTTCCAACCTCTGCCCCACTGGGATGGTAAACAGTATCAGGGGGGAGACCGATTACCCGACCCCAAAATCGGCTGGGTCTTTTTAGACCAGACCGGCGGGCACCCCGGTAATGATCTGGATCATGTCGCCGTAATCCGCTGGCGCGCTCCTGAAGACATCACCGTGTCGCTGACAGGAACTCTCAAACATGAACTGCCACAGGGAAATGGAATCCGCGGTCGAGTACTGGTCAATAATCAGTTGGCAATCGGCCCCTGGACATTGCATCAAAGTACGGCGAAAACCGATATCAAGACAATCAAACTAAAGAAAAATCAGACAATCGATTTTGTCGTCGATATTGCCGGGCACCTTGGCTTCGATTCATTTGTCTGGTCGCCGGAGATTAAAATTCAGGCACCTGAATTCACAGCCGTTTCCAGAAACGATCGGCAGCCACCACTGCCGCAACTGTGGAATTATTCCCAGGATTTTCGCAAGCCAGCACCTGTACCAGTTACTCCCTGGCAGAGCCTGGCTCAGATTCTGCTGCTATCTAACGAATTTCAGTTTATCGATTAA
- a CDS encoding GntR family transcriptional regulator produces the protein MNEPQLVRGLGEQIVERLREDILSGRIAEGERLREVDLAKRFSVSRGPIREAIQQLAWEGVVETDRNKGALVSTSAPNEITELIIPLRCTIEKYAIRLYFDQLTEDDFLVWETILKKMKQACEVNDFALISEHDIAFHRSLVTRAHSPDLLAIWSAMVSRIRRHFRESHLKYQQPIQIYEEHLPIIEALREGSLTEVLQTIDDHIE, from the coding sequence ATGAATGAACCGCAACTGGTCCGGGGACTGGGCGAACAAATCGTGGAACGGCTTCGTGAAGATATTCTCTCAGGCAGGATTGCTGAGGGAGAACGATTGCGTGAAGTGGACCTGGCAAAACGATTCTCTGTCAGTCGAGGTCCGATTCGGGAAGCCATCCAGCAACTGGCGTGGGAAGGTGTCGTCGAAACCGATCGGAATAAGGGAGCGCTGGTCTCTACTTCGGCTCCCAATGAAATCACGGAATTAATCATCCCGCTTCGCTGCACGATTGAAAAATATGCCATACGCCTCTATTTCGACCAACTGACAGAAGACGACTTTCTCGTATGGGAAACGATTCTGAAAAAGATGAAACAGGCATGTGAAGTAAATGATTTTGCCCTCATCTCGGAACATGATATTGCCTTTCATCGTTCCCTCGTCACGCGTGCCCATTCTCCCGATCTACTGGCCATCTGGTCGGCGATGGTATCACGCATCCGAAGACACTTTCGAGAGTCACATCTGAAATACCAGCAACCGATTCAAATCTATGAGGAACACCTGCCGATTATCGAGGCGCTGCGTGAAGGCAGTCTGACAGAAGTATTACAAACGATTGATGATCATATCGAATAA